TCCAGCGCTTGCGTCAGAAAGCCGTAGATCGTCGCAAGACCGCCGCCATTGAGCTCATCAGAAACGGGCCCGGCCGAAAGGTCGAGGCTCCAATCATCTTTGAAGTAGTAACCGCTTTCCGTGACCGTCATAGAGGCCACGTGGACCGAAGGACGGGACAAAAGATCTAGCGCCGCGTTGAGATCCGTCGCTGCGTCTACGAATGCTATATGTGACCGGATCGACCGGAATTCCTGTGTGCCGTCCGCTGCAATGGACTTGAGCAGATAGCCACGTTCCGCCCCAGCGGCTTCGGTAAAAGACGGCGACTCTGAGGCGCGCAGATTGACCGCTGCGATGCCCCAGCGAAGATCGCCTGTGGCCTGCATGTAGTCGTCCACATAGACCGCCTGATGCGCGCGATGAAACGCCCCGTAACCGATGTGCACGATACCGATATCACAAGATTTGCGATCATAGGCGGTCGTGAAGAATTGCGTATCAGTCATAGGAGGCTCCGTTTGCAGGAGCCAGCTCGGAGCGAGTTAGATCGCGATAGGCCGAGGGTGTCATGTCTTTGACTTTGAGGAAGTGGCGATTGAAGTTCGCAAGATTGCGGAAGCCGACCTCGTGACAGATCGTAGCGATCTTGTCGTCTGTGGCTTGCAGCATGGAGCAAGCCTGGCCAATGCGAACTTTGGTGACGAATTCGACAAACCGGCTGCCCGTGAATTTTTGAAAATTGCGCGAAAACGCCGTCGGGCTCATACGCGCCATGTCAGCGGCTTCTTCGAGCGTGAATTCTTCGGCAAAATGTGTGGTGATGTGGTCAACCACATCCGCAATGCCCGATTGCTTGGTCGTGCGCGTTGGGAAAGCGACGGTGTGATCGGACAACTGTTTTTGATGCGGATGTTTGGAGACAATTGTCAGGAACGACAGAAACCGTGTGATCCGCTCAGCGCCTGTTGCGTCGCGAATGCCCGCGAGATGCGTTGCTGCAACGGATTGATCAAAGTCGATGAACTCAATTCCGCCGCGCGAGCGTTGCAAAACCTCGTCCAGCTCGCGGAATTCGGGGAAGCCCTTTGCAACCTGATCGATGCTTTGCTGGCTGAACTGCACCAGCATATCGCGCAGCTCGACCGGTTCATAAGCGCCGACCTCATCGGTCACCCAGTTATGTGGCACATTCGGTCCGACTAGATAAAGCGCGCCGGGTCCAAATGGGCCGATATGCTCACCAACAAAGGCCTTGCCATGGGTCGAGGTGATCAGATGCAGCTCATAAACCTCGTGGCTGTGCCAGCGGCACAGGTCCGTGGGCCAGCCGTGTTCCAGATAGCGAACAGACTCAGAAGCCTGATCGACGAATTCAAATTCGGGGGTCAGGATCGACATTACTTCACCGCTCCGAATGTCAGGCCCTGCACGAGCTGTTTCTGACAGAACCAACCAAGGACAACGATGGGACCGACGGCGGCGGTGGACACGGCGGACAGGCGGCCAAAGAACAGGCCTTCTGGTGCTCGGTTGCCTTCGATCAGCTTGGACAGAGTGGCCGCATCCGTGGTGGTCAGGCGCACGGTCCAATAGGCTTCGTTCCAGCAGAAGATAAAGCACAAGAGCGCGGTCGAGGCGACGCCACCCCAGGCCAGAGGGATCAGGATGTCTTTGATCTCACCCCAGGTGTTCACACCGTCCATCTTGCCCGCTTCGATTATCTCTTTCGGGATCTCTTTGAAATAGGTGAAGAGCATCCAGATAACGATCGGCAGGTTGATCAGGCTCAGGACCAGAATGATCAGGAAGTGGGTGTCAAAGATGCCAAGGAAGTTCTTGGTCAGGAAGGTCATCGGATAAAGAACGGCTGCGGCCGGCAGCATCTTGGTCGAGAGCATCCACATCAGGATATCTTTGGTGTGGCGGCTTGGATTGAACGCCATTGCATAGGCCGCAGGCACGCCGACAAAGAGCGTGAAGGCCGTGGCAAAGACCGAGGTGATGACCGAATTGGTCGCAAAGCGCCAATAGTCATAGTTCTGGGTCATATTGGCGTAGTTCTCAAGCGTCGGCGTAAAGAACAAGAGATGCTCTGGTTTGACCGCGTCGGCGTCCGTCTTAAAGCTGGTGAAGACCATCCAGAAGATCGGAAAGAAGAAGATCAGTGCGACGACCCAGGCCAATGTGGGCCAGAAGATACGGCTAAATTTGGTTTCTTGAGCGACAATAGCCATAGGATCAGTCCATCAGAGTTTTGCCGACCATCCGCAGAAGGAAGATGGCGACGATATTTGCAAGAATGACAGCGAAGATGCCGGTGGCGCTGGCAGCACCAATGTTGTTGGTCGAGAACTCGCCGATCAGATAGGGCAGGTTCTTGTTGCCGTTGCCGCGGCTGACGATCTCGATCTCGGCATAAAGCGACAGGTGAAAGATCGCCTGGATCATGACCACAATCGCAATAGGACGACCCAAATGCGGCAGCGTCAGGTTGCGGAACATGGACCATGCATTGGCTCCGTCCAAAATCGCGGCTTCCTTTTGCTGCTGATCCTCAGATTGCAGGGAGGTCATAAAGATCAGGACAGCAAAAGGAGTCCACTGCCAGGTGACCATGATGATCACCGCATAGGCCGATGTTTGGGTCGCGCGGAACGAGATCGGATCGATCTCGGGCCAAAGGGAGAAGAATGCCCCCAGTATCGGGAAATTCTGTAGGCCCGAGATCATCTCATTGATCCCAGCCACGGCCAGACCTTGCAGGCCGAGCACCGGATCCAAAATCATGTTGATCCACAGAACCGCGTTCACTGCTGGCATCACAAAGAAGGGCGAAATCAAAAGCACGCGCACGATGCCGCGTCCCGGGAAGGACCGGTTGACAAGAATCGCAATCGCGAGGCCCAGAACTACGGTCAGAATGATGATCGAGCTGACGATGAACAGGCTGTTCTGCACCGCGAACCAAAAGTCCTTGGCCTTGAACAGCACAAACTCATAGTTCCCGAAACCGCGCCAGTTGCTCAGACTTGGCGTCGTCCATTCCGGACGCCGCAGGTTGTTCAAGTTATAGCGGATAAAGGAAAAATACAGCGTCATGCTCAGGGGCACGAGCATCCAGATCAACAGCAAGATCACGGATGGTGTCTGCAATAATCTGGGGAGAGTTCGTTTGGACATGGGGTCGGTTCTCGGTAACTTCGCAACTCGGAATGGGTCTGCGATTAGCAAAACTCTAAAAATTTAAGGGAGTTTGGCAAATGGCAGGTCACGCTGCGCGGGGTGAGAGGGGCGCAAGACGCGCCTCTCTCGATTGCCTGATGTGGCTTAGTAGTAGCCTGCCTCGGACATGATTGCGTCAGCTGCCGCCTGTGCTGCTGCCAGAGCATCGTCGACAGATTTCGCACCGGACAGAGCTGCCGCCATTTCCTGAGCCACCGCAGAACCCACTTCTGGGAATTCTGGGATCGCTGCGAACTGAACACCAACGTATGGCTTCAGATCCGTCGCTTCAGGAGCCGCGGATTCAATCGCTGCCATTTCTGCCGCGGCGAAGCCTGCAACCGCCTGGAACTCAGGGAAGCCGTAGGTGGACGCACGCTGGCCAGTTGGGACAGAGCCCCAGCCGAACTCTGGGTGGTTCGCAACCGCTTGGACGTACTCTTTAGATGTCGCCCACTCGATGAAGTCCTTCGCAGCATCTGCATTCGGGGATCCTGCTGGAACCGCCATCGCCCATGCCCAGAGCCAGTTGGCCCCGACTGGGTTACCAGCGTTTGGAGATTGTGCGTAAGCAACACCGTCAACTTCAAGGAAGGACGCCGCGATTGTGGCGTCGATCCACATGCCACATTTGCCTTCGTTGTAAAGCGCGAGGATCTCGTTGAAGGAGTTGCCTTCGGAGCCTGGAGGGCCATAGGTGCCCAGCAGATCTACGTAGAAGTTGATTGCAGCTTTCCATTCGTCGCTGTCCAGAGTTGGACGGAAGTCTTTGTCAAACCATGCGCCACCGAAAGAGTTCACAACCGTGGTGATGAACGCCATGTTGTCGCCCCAGCCTGGCTTACCGCGCAGACAGACGCCATAGACGCCCGCATCTGGGTTGTGGATCGCAGCGGCTGCTGCTTTGACGTTGTCCCAGCTGTCGTTGTCCGCAATGGAAACGCCTGCCGCGTCCATCAGGTCTTTGCGATACATCACCATCGAGCTTTCGCCGTAGAATGGTGCCGCATACATGGTGCCCTCGTGGGACAGGCCCGCGCGGATCGCTGGCAGAATGTCGTCTGCATCATAGTCTGCACCGAAGTTCAGAGGCTCGATCCAGCCGGCTGCGCCCCAGATTGGTGCTTCCTGCATGCCGATGTTGATGACGTCATACTGGCCACCACCGGTCGCCGTGTCAGAGGTCACCTGCTCGCGCAGAACGCCTTCTTCCAAGGACACCCAGTTCAGCTTAACGCCGGTCTCTGCGGTGTAGGCTTCAGCAACGGTTTGCATGTTGATCATGTGACCATTGTTCACGATTGCGATGGTCAATTCGTCTGCCGATGCGAATGTTGCCGCAGCAGTCAGAGCAAGCGCTGATACGCTCAATTTCTTCATAAT
This is a stretch of genomic DNA from Cognatishimia activa. It encodes these proteins:
- a CDS encoding helix-turn-helix domain-containing protein; its protein translation is MSILTPEFEFVDQASESVRYLEHGWPTDLCRWHSHEVYELHLITSTHGKAFVGEHIGPFGPGALYLVGPNVPHNWVTDEVGAYEPVELRDMLVQFSQQSIDQVAKGFPEFRELDEVLQRSRGGIEFIDFDQSVAATHLAGIRDATGAERITRFLSFLTIVSKHPHQKQLSDHTVAFPTRTTKQSGIADVVDHITTHFAEEFTLEEAADMARMSPTAFSRNFQKFTGSRFVEFVTKVRIGQACSMLQATDDKIATICHEVGFRNLANFNRHFLKVKDMTPSAYRDLTRSELAPANGASYD
- a CDS encoding carbohydrate ABC transporter permease, coding for MAIVAQETKFSRIFWPTLAWVVALIFFFPIFWMVFTSFKTDADAVKPEHLLFFTPTLENYANMTQNYDYWRFATNSVITSVFATAFTLFVGVPAAYAMAFNPSRHTKDILMWMLSTKMLPAAAVLYPMTFLTKNFLGIFDTHFLIILVLSLINLPIVIWMLFTYFKEIPKEIIEAGKMDGVNTWGEIKDILIPLAWGGVASTALLCFIFCWNEAYWTVRLTTTDAATLSKLIEGNRAPEGLFFGRLSAVSTAAVGPIVVLGWFCQKQLVQGLTFGAVK
- a CDS encoding carbohydrate ABC transporter permease → MSKRTLPRLLQTPSVILLLIWMLVPLSMTLYFSFIRYNLNNLRRPEWTTPSLSNWRGFGNYEFVLFKAKDFWFAVQNSLFIVSSIIILTVVLGLAIAILVNRSFPGRGIVRVLLISPFFVMPAVNAVLWINMILDPVLGLQGLAVAGINEMISGLQNFPILGAFFSLWPEIDPISFRATQTSAYAVIIMVTWQWTPFAVLIFMTSLQSEDQQQKEAAILDGANAWSMFRNLTLPHLGRPIAIVVMIQAIFHLSLYAEIEIVSRGNGNKNLPYLIGEFSTNNIGAASATGIFAVILANIVAIFLLRMVGKTLMD
- a CDS encoding ABC transporter substrate-binding protein, coding for MKKLSVSALALTAAATFASADELTIAIVNNGHMINMQTVAEAYTAETGVKLNWVSLEEGVLREQVTSDTATGGGQYDVINIGMQEAPIWGAAGWIEPLNFGADYDADDILPAIRAGLSHEGTMYAAPFYGESSMVMYRKDLMDAAGVSIADNDSWDNVKAAAAAIHNPDAGVYGVCLRGKPGWGDNMAFITTVVNSFGGAWFDKDFRPTLDSDEWKAAINFYVDLLGTYGPPGSEGNSFNEILALYNEGKCGMWIDATIAASFLEVDGVAYAQSPNAGNPVGANWLWAWAMAVPAGSPNADAAKDFIEWATSKEYVQAVANHPEFGWGSVPTGQRASTYGFPEFQAVAGFAAAEMAAIESAAPEATDLKPYVGVQFAAIPEFPEVGSAVAQEMAAALSGAKSVDDALAAAQAAADAIMSEAGYY